One genomic segment of Pandoraea thiooxydans includes these proteins:
- the thiL gene encoding thiamine-phosphate kinase, giving the protein MLTEFTLIERYFAHATPAAGHVRLGVGDDCALIAPPAGSLLAVSTDMLVEGRHFFADMAPRALGHKTLAVNLSDLAAMGARPLGFTLALALPEADPDWLAPFSEGLAALANRYACPLIGGDTTRGPRNLCVTVFGEVPDQQALRRDAAVAGDDIWVSGALGDARLALGALRDEWALSDEALADSRRALEWPEPRIQLGMALRGIAHAALDISDGLLGDLRHILERSHVAACVNVDAVPHSPWLAAQSEAVRRTCALAGGDDYELCFTAPAAARAALDEIAQSLALPLTRIGAIVPLERPGSALTLHDNAGQPVSLAFQSFDHFR; this is encoded by the coding sequence GTGCTGACCGAATTCACCCTCATCGAGCGCTATTTCGCGCATGCGACCCCCGCCGCCGGCCATGTGCGACTGGGCGTCGGCGACGATTGCGCGCTGATAGCGCCGCCCGCCGGCAGCCTCCTGGCGGTATCCACCGACATGCTGGTCGAGGGGCGCCACTTCTTCGCCGATATGGCGCCACGCGCGCTCGGTCACAAAACGCTGGCAGTCAATTTGTCCGATCTGGCAGCCATGGGCGCCCGCCCGCTGGGCTTTACGCTGGCGCTGGCGTTGCCCGAGGCAGATCCTGACTGGCTGGCGCCGTTCAGCGAGGGGCTGGCCGCGTTGGCCAACCGGTATGCATGCCCGCTGATCGGCGGCGACACCACCCGGGGCCCGCGCAATCTGTGCGTCACCGTTTTCGGCGAAGTTCCCGATCAACAGGCCCTGCGCCGCGACGCCGCCGTGGCTGGCGACGATATATGGGTGTCCGGCGCGCTCGGCGATGCGCGTCTCGCACTGGGCGCGCTGCGTGACGAATGGGCGCTGTCCGATGAAGCATTGGCTGACAGCCGTCGCGCGCTCGAGTGGCCCGAACCTCGCATCCAACTTGGCATGGCTTTGCGCGGCATCGCTCACGCCGCGCTCGACATCTCGGACGGCCTGCTCGGCGATCTTCGCCATATACTGGAGCGCTCGCATGTCGCGGCGTGCGTGAATGTCGACGCCGTGCCGCACTCTCCCTGGCTCGCCGCTCAAAGCGAAGCGGTCCGCCGCACCTGCGCGTTGGCCGGCGGGGATGATTACGAGTTGTGCTTTACGGCACCGGCCGCCGCGCGTGCGGCGCTCGACGAGATCGCCCAGAGCCTTGCACTGCCGCTGACGCGCATTGGCGCCATCGTGCCGCTCGAGCGCCCCGGCAGCGCCCTGACCCTGCATGACAACGCCGGACAACCGGTTTCCCTCGCATTCCAGAGCTTCGATCATTTTCGATGA
- a CDS encoding phosphatidylglycerophosphatase A produces the protein MNSAPSPDQPNPPHGKPLPGSAPARRPITVGFMLSHPAHFIALGFGSGLSPMGPGTVGTLFGWASYLVLSLYLSVSDWAVLLALSIVGGVWICGRTARALGVSDPGSVVWDEIVAFWLVLLVVTPASFWGQCVAFLLFRFFDAVKPPPVRYFDRTVKGGLGIMLDDLVAAFCTLLVIALWHAL, from the coding sequence ATGAATTCCGCTCCTTCTCCCGACCAGCCCAATCCGCCGCACGGCAAACCGCTGCCAGGCAGCGCCCCGGCACGACGGCCGATCACCGTGGGTTTCATGCTCTCCCACCCGGCCCACTTCATCGCGCTGGGCTTCGGCAGCGGTCTGTCGCCGATGGGCCCCGGAACGGTCGGCACATTGTTTGGCTGGGCGTCCTACCTGGTATTGAGTCTTTACCTCTCCGTGTCGGATTGGGCCGTGCTGCTTGCGTTGAGCATCGTCGGCGGAGTCTGGATATGTGGCCGCACCGCCCGCGCGCTGGGTGTTTCCGACCCTGGTTCGGTGGTATGGGATGAAATCGTCGCCTTCTGGCTGGTATTGCTGGTGGTGACTCCGGCATCGTTTTGGGGACAATGCGTCGCGTTTTTGCTATTCCGCTTCTTCGACGCAGTCAAGCCGCCGCCGGTGCGCTATTTCGACCGCACCGTCAAGGGCGGCTTGGGTATCATGCTGGACGATCTGGTCGCCGCTTTTTGCACTTTGCTGGTGATCGCCCTGTGGCATGCCCTTTGA